A region of the Microcystis aeruginosa FD4 genome:
AAATATTCTGCAAAGGTATATTTTTTTTGTTGGGTAGCAATCATAAAAGTCTCCAGCTAAGATTTTACTGTGCAAAGACCATTTGAGGAGTTAATTGTAAATCGGGAAATGTTACCGATATTATCCTATCTTCGTTATTAAATTCTGCCAGTTCATAAAATCCAGAAATCAGGGTTAAAACCGATATTTTTAGGGCAATAGGATCGATAATCCAGTATTCAGGAATGCCTCTCACTGCGTATTCTGAACGCTTATAACGGTAGTCATCATCAGCATTACCGGGGCTAACAATTTCTACAACTAAGAGGGGAGGAAATTCAATCACTGCTGTGGTCATATTTCTAATCTCTTGACATTGTTCAGCAGTTAAAATCATTAAGTCTGGAATTCTCGATTTAGCTTTATCGGTGCGAATTCCCACCGTAGCGGGCATAACTTGCCAGTCTAATTGTAGCCTCTCTATTTCCCTTTCTAACACCTTAAATATATATCTAAGTATCAAAGCATGAAAGCCACTAGCAGGAGGCATGGGAATTAATTCTCCGTTAAATAATTCGTACTTATCATCCGTGCAGTCCTGATAATTTAAATATTCTGCAAAGGTATATAATTTTTCTTTGGTAGCAATCATGATAATCCCTAGAAAAAACTTAATTGAATCTCCTTTGAAGATAAATTTTGCCTTTGATCCCCCCTTAATAAGGGGGTTAGGGGGAATCTGACAATTTTTAACACCTAGCTTTTTACTTAGATTCGATATCCTCAACTTTTTTGGGAACTGTTGCAGTTAAAACCTCATTTCCTGTGGCAGTAACTAACACATCATCTTCGATACGGATACCGATACCTCGCCATTTTTCCGGCACTTCCGGCTGTCCTTCAGCAGGTTTAATATCGGGAGAGATATAAATACCCGGTTCCACGGTTAAAACATGACCAGGCTGCAAAGTTTGCCAAGTTTCTTCGTTAACTTTATAACCTCCCGCATCATGGACATCTAATCCTAACCAATGACCAGTTCTGTGCATATAAAAAGGCTTATATTTTTCCTCTTTAATTATCTCATCAATGTCGCCGACCAATAGCCCTAAATCTACTAATCCCTCCACAATTGTCCTCACGGCTGTGTCATGAAAAAGATTATAAGGATTACCAGTTTTTACCACTTCAATCGCCTTTAATTGAGCTTCTAGAACAATTTCATAGATAATTTTTTGTTCGGGGGTAAATTTACCATTAACGGGAAAAGTGCGGGTAATATCACCGTTATAGTAATTGTAGGCACAACCAGCATCAATTAACAAAAGCTCATTTTCTTGTACTTGGCGATCATTGTTGATATAGTGCAGAATACAGGCATTAGCACCACTAGCAACAATAGAAGGATAAGCAGGACCCATACCCCCTTCTAGACGAAAAGTATGCTCAATTTCCGCTTGAATTTGATACTCATAGTGACCAACTTTGGTGAATTCTCTGGCGCGATTATGTGCCTGGGCCGAAATAGCGGTTGCTTGGCGAATATTGTCCAATTCGGCCTCGGTTTTCAGTAAGCGCAAAGGATGGAGAATAAAATTAGTATCCTCTAAAGCAGTCGGTCCGGTGCCACGACGGGGAAAAGTGGCGATTAATTTTTGCCAGTGCTTGAGAACGTTTGTATTAAAAGTTTTATCCCGTCCGAGATGATAATAAATTCGTTCGGCTTTTTCGAGATATTGCGGTAATTTTTCGTCCAATTCTTCGATAGAATAGGCCTCATCAGCAGCAAAAATCTCCTTTGCTCCTTCCACACCGTGGAGATAGCCGGTCCAGGTTTCTTTTTCTGGGTCTTTTGGCTGCACAAACAGGATAAACTGATGTTCGGGGTGATGGGGTGCTAAAACCGCTACCGCCTCCGGTTCATTAAATCCTGTCAGGTAAAAAAAGTCACTATCCTGACGATAAGTGTATTCTACGTCATTGTGCATGACCACCATGGGCGCACTGCGAAAAATGGCGGTTCCATTGCCGATTTTTTCCATTACCTGCTGACGACGGTGCTGAAACTCTCTGCGATCGATGCCCATAAATATTCCTAAAAATGTCACAATAAGTCTTAGATTCTATTATCGCTAATCTTTTTAAGTTTATGACCCCTGAAGAACCGGATTTTTCCCAAGATATCATCGAAAGGCGCGAGTTTACCCTAGCAGATTTTATCGCTCAAGAGGGGGCGGATTTCCTCAAAGGGGAATCTCCCGTCCCCAAATTAGTGCAAGTTACCACAGAGATTAAACAATTTATTGCCGCTAATTTAGGTGATTCTTCGGGAGCTTTGCAGATAATTTTACAGCTTGTCGTCGATGAAGAATTAACCAAAGTCAGTCAAAATTTAGATAATCCCGTTCAAGCTTTACAGTTAATCCTAGAAGAAATTTTAGACAATCAAGAATTACTCTATGAATTAGTACACCGAGTTGATGTGAAATGGGGACAATTATACGGGGAACGTCCCTATTTTCAACAACCCCATCAAAAACCTCACCCTGAAGACGAATACACTCACAATTCTGTTAGAGATAAGTTAGTCAGTTTATTAGCCAGATTAGAAGCGAATAAGTAGTAGAGCCTATAGCAGTTATTAGGAGACTCCGAGACAATGCCCTATCAAGACATACCTTATCTTTAGGAAAAACTCTGTATTTTAATTATTTCTTAATAGAAACCAACAGGACTGACAAGGAGAATCTATCCCTAGACAGAGCGCCGGGGCGGTAACTGGTGAAAATAGGTGTAAGATAAGAAAATTCTCCGATAATTGTTGCCCTATTCCCCGCGTGCCTACCTATTCCTACTATACCGCCGATGTTTTTAGCGATCGCATTTTTGGCGGTAATCCCCTGGCGGTTTTTCCGGAAGCATCTGGATTAACCCGCACCCAGATGCAAAAAATCGCCGCCGAATTTAACTTCTCAGAGACAGTCTTCGTTTTTCCGCCAGAAACGCCC
Encoded here:
- a CDS encoding Uma2 family endonuclease — encoded protein: MIATKEKLYTFAEYLNYQDCTDDKYELFNGELIPMPPASGFHALILRYIFKVLEREIERLQLDWQVMPATVGIRTDKAKSRIPDLMILTAEQCQEIRNMTTAVIEFPPLLVVEIVSPGNADDDYRYKRSEYAVRGIPEYWIIDPIALKISVLTLISGFYELAEFNNEDRIISVTFPDLQLTPQMVFAQ
- a CDS encoding aminopeptidase P N-terminal domain-containing protein, which translates into the protein MGIDRREFQHRRQQVMEKIGNGTAIFRSAPMVVMHNDVEYTYRQDSDFFYLTGFNEPEAVAVLAPHHPEHQFILFVQPKDPEKETWTGYLHGVEGAKEIFAADEAYSIEELDEKLPQYLEKAERIYYHLGRDKTFNTNVLKHWQKLIATFPRRGTGPTALEDTNFILHPLRLLKTEAELDNIRQATAISAQAHNRAREFTKVGHYEYQIQAEIEHTFRLEGGMGPAYPSIVASGANACILHYINNDRQVQENELLLIDAGCAYNYYNGDITRTFPVNGKFTPEQKIIYEIVLEAQLKAIEVVKTGNPYNLFHDTAVRTIVEGLVDLGLLVGDIDEIIKEEKYKPFYMHRTGHWLGLDVHDAGGYKVNEETWQTLQPGHVLTVEPGIYISPDIKPAEGQPEVPEKWRGIGIRIEDDVLVTATGNEVLTATVPKKVEDIESK